A genomic segment from Alkalilimnicola ehrlichii MLHE-1 encodes:
- a CDS encoding ComF family protein, whose amino-acid sequence MDGIHHWLRAIGHGLDRLYPPRCVLCGEPGQPPALDLCAGCQADLPWVVNPCARCGQPLPEDSAADGLCADCLCWPPRFDKAVVPLDYRFPVDRLVTGFKFHGGLATGRVLGTLLAQAAGARGEALPEVLVPVPLHRSRLIERGYNQAMELARHITRILSGRRVWHGVRRVRATSAQSGLDRARRSGNVRGAFVLEGAPPAQHVALVDDVMTTGATLDEIAGCLKAAGVEVVEAWAVARTPPPAHQPGGSPAAGDGPVGPDG is encoded by the coding sequence ATGGACGGTATCCACCACTGGTTGCGGGCGATCGGTCACGGCCTGGACCGGCTCTATCCGCCCCGCTGCGTGCTTTGCGGTGAGCCGGGGCAGCCGCCGGCGCTGGATCTGTGTGCCGGCTGCCAGGCGGACCTGCCATGGGTGGTGAACCCCTGCGCCCGTTGCGGGCAGCCGTTGCCGGAGGACAGCGCGGCGGACGGGTTGTGTGCGGATTGCCTATGCTGGCCGCCACGGTTCGATAAGGCCGTGGTGCCGCTGGATTACCGGTTTCCGGTGGATCGCCTGGTGACCGGTTTCAAGTTCCATGGCGGCCTGGCCACCGGGCGGGTGCTGGGGACGTTGCTGGCACAAGCGGCGGGGGCGCGAGGGGAGGCGCTGCCGGAGGTGCTGGTGCCGGTCCCGCTGCACCGGTCTCGGCTGATTGAGCGCGGCTACAACCAGGCGATGGAGCTGGCCCGGCATATCACCCGGATCCTGTCTGGGCGGCGGGTCTGGCACGGGGTGCGGCGGGTGCGGGCGACCAGCGCCCAGAGCGGGTTGGACCGGGCGCGCCGGTCGGGGAATGTGCGCGGGGCCTTTGTGCTGGAGGGGGCGCCGCCGGCGCAGCACGTGGCGCTGGTCGATGACGTGATGACCACGGGGGCGACGCTGGATGAGATCGCCGGGTGTCTGAAGGCCGCCGGGGTGGAGGTGGTGGAGGCCTGGGCGGTGGCGCGCACCCCACCCCCGGCCCACCAACCGGGCGGCTCGCCCGCTGCGGGCGACGGCCCGGTCGGGCCCGATGGGTGA
- the bioB gene encoding biotin synthase BioB: MGATKSMTATTQTPRHDWSKDEVLALFEQPFNDLLHQAQTTHRAHFDPNTVQVSTLLSIKTGACPEDCKYCPQSVRYDTGLEREQILAVEEVVAAARRARDAGATRFCMGAAWRSPKDRDLETVEAMVREVKALGLETCLTLGMLRDGQAERLREAGLDYYNHNLDTSEDYYDEIITTRSYQDRLDTLARVRDAGLKTCCGGIIGMGETRQDRAELLRTLASLPVQPQSVPINQLVQVPGTPLHGVEPPDPFEFVRTIAVARILMPASYVRLSAGREQMSDELQALCFLAGANSIFYGDKLLTTGNPEADKDRRLLARLGMGFEAHACAQAEAEDLG; the protein is encoded by the coding sequence ATGGGAGCCACCAAATCAATGACCGCCACAACCCAAACACCCCGCCACGACTGGTCTAAAGACGAAGTCCTGGCCCTGTTCGAGCAGCCCTTCAACGACCTGCTCCACCAAGCCCAGACCACCCACCGGGCCCACTTCGACCCCAACACCGTCCAGGTCAGCACCCTGCTCAGCATCAAGACCGGCGCCTGCCCGGAGGACTGCAAATACTGCCCCCAGAGCGTGCGCTACGACACCGGCCTGGAACGCGAGCAAATCCTGGCCGTGGAAGAGGTGGTGGCGGCCGCCCGCCGGGCCCGGGACGCCGGTGCTACCCGCTTCTGTATGGGCGCCGCCTGGCGCTCGCCCAAAGACCGCGACCTGGAGACCGTCGAGGCCATGGTGCGCGAGGTCAAGGCCCTGGGCCTCGAGACCTGCCTCACCCTCGGCATGCTCCGCGACGGCCAGGCCGAACGCCTGCGCGAGGCCGGGCTCGACTACTACAACCACAACCTCGACACCTCCGAGGACTACTACGACGAAATCATCACCACCCGCAGCTACCAGGACCGCCTCGACACCCTCGCCCGGGTGCGCGACGCCGGCCTCAAGACCTGCTGCGGCGGCATCATCGGCATGGGCGAAACCCGCCAGGACCGCGCCGAACTGCTGCGTACCCTGGCCAGCCTGCCGGTGCAGCCGCAGAGCGTCCCCATCAACCAGCTCGTCCAGGTCCCCGGCACCCCGCTGCACGGCGTCGAGCCCCCCGACCCCTTCGAATTCGTCCGCACCATCGCCGTCGCCCGCATCCTCATGCCGGCCAGCTACGTCCGCCTCTCCGCCGGCCGCGAGCAGATGTCCGACGAACTGCAGGCCCTCTGCTTCCTGGCCGGCGCCAACAGCATCTTCTACGGCGACAAGCTGCTCACCACCGGCAACCCGGAGGCCGACAAGGACCGCCGCCTGCTGGCCCGTCTGGGCATGGGGTTTGAGGCGCACGCCTGCGCCCAGGCCGAGGCCGAGGACCTGGGATGA
- the bioF gene encoding 8-amino-7-oxononanoate synthase, with protein sequence MNAGALSRMLSEGLAARRAEGLYRSPRVLKSVDGACGLTADGRTVVVFCANDYLGLASDPRPGRVMARVAEEQGAGSGAAHLVSGHRPEHEALERALADWTGREAALLFSTGYMANLGVIDALVGRGDTVFEDRLNHASLLDGARLSGARLRRYRHGDVDHLARRLAEDGGRHRLIVTDGVFSMDGDRAPVAELARLARDHGAWLMVDDAHGLGVLGEKGGGLLEQSGLDQDDVPVLVGTLGKAVGSFGAFVAGRRLLIDHLVQSARTWIYTTAPSPAQTAATVEAVRLARHETWRREHLRALVRRFRAGIADLGLDLMPSETPIQPIVVGEADQALQASRALEERGYLVTAIRPPTVPKGTARLRVTLSAAHTPQQVDGLVAALGQVLGQ encoded by the coding sequence ATGAACGCCGGCGCCCTGAGCCGGATGCTGTCCGAGGGCCTGGCCGCCCGCCGGGCGGAGGGGCTTTACCGCAGCCCGCGCGTGCTCAAGAGCGTCGACGGGGCCTGCGGTCTCACCGCCGACGGCCGGACCGTCGTCGTCTTCTGCGCCAACGACTACCTCGGGCTGGCCAGCGATCCGCGTCCCGGCCGGGTCATGGCCCGGGTGGCCGAAGAGCAGGGTGCCGGTAGCGGCGCCGCCCATCTGGTCAGTGGCCACCGCCCGGAGCACGAAGCGCTGGAACGGGCCCTGGCCGACTGGACCGGCCGCGAGGCCGCACTGCTCTTCTCCACCGGATACATGGCCAACCTCGGCGTCATCGACGCCCTCGTGGGCCGCGGCGATACCGTGTTCGAGGACCGCCTTAACCACGCCTCGCTGCTGGACGGTGCCCGGCTGTCGGGCGCCCGGCTGCGCCGCTACCGCCATGGTGATGTGGACCACCTGGCCCGGCGGCTCGCGGAGGATGGCGGGCGGCACCGGCTGATCGTCACCGATGGTGTCTTCAGCATGGACGGCGACCGCGCCCCGGTGGCGGAGCTGGCCCGCCTGGCACGGGACCACGGTGCCTGGCTCATGGTGGACGACGCCCATGGCCTGGGGGTACTGGGCGAGAAGGGCGGCGGGCTGTTGGAACAGAGCGGACTGGATCAGGACGATGTGCCCGTGCTGGTCGGTACCCTGGGCAAGGCCGTGGGCAGCTTCGGCGCCTTCGTTGCCGGCCGCCGGCTCCTGATCGACCACCTGGTCCAATCCGCGCGCACCTGGATCTACACCACCGCGCCGTCCCCGGCCCAGACCGCTGCCACCGTCGAGGCGGTGCGCCTGGCCCGCCACGAAACCTGGCGGCGCGAACACCTGCGCGCCCTGGTCCGGCGCTTCCGGGCGGGCATCGCCGACTTGGGACTGGATCTGATGCCCTCCGAGACCCCTATCCAGCCGATCGTGGTGGGCGAGGCCGATCAGGCGTTACAGGCCAGCCGCGCGCTGGAGGAGCGCGGCTACCTGGTCACCGCCATCCGGCCCCCCACTGTCCCCAAGGGCACCGCCCGCCTGCGCGTCACCCTCAGCGCCGCCCACACGCCCCAGCAGGTGGATGGCCTGGTGGCTGCGCTGGGACAGGTCCTGGGCCAATGA
- a CDS encoding alpha/beta fold hydrolase gives MMRAVTEGRGPEGLVLVHGWGFDHRVFDPWLPRLTQRWRVTRTDLPGHGGSAPLPADAGLEAWADAVRLAVPEDAIWVGWSLGALPLLAAAARGARPRALLLLAATPCFCQRDGWPYGLLREELDAMIGGLAEDARRTLRGFHALLGRAGAGDREALRPWRRRGPGPATALEPGLSLLRDTDLRGRLAAIDRPTTWLAGGRDPLVPDGAAKEAARAMPRARMAYHPEAGHLPFLTHPEWVAGHLHLLSQQCRP, from the coding sequence ATGATGCGTGCGGTCACCGAAGGGCGGGGCCCGGAGGGCCTGGTGCTGGTTCACGGCTGGGGCTTCGACCACCGGGTCTTCGACCCCTGGCTGCCCCGCCTGACGCAGCGTTGGCGGGTCACCCGAACGGACCTGCCGGGGCATGGTGGGAGCGCGCCACTGCCAGCGGATGCCGGCCTGGAGGCTTGGGCCGACGCCGTCCGCCTGGCGGTCCCCGAGGACGCCATCTGGGTGGGCTGGTCGCTGGGGGCCCTGCCGCTGCTGGCCGCCGCTGCCCGGGGCGCGCGACCCCGAGCGCTGCTGCTCCTCGCCGCCACCCCCTGCTTCTGCCAACGGGACGGTTGGCCTTACGGCCTGCTCCGGGAGGAGCTGGATGCCATGATCGGAGGGCTGGCGGAGGACGCGCGCCGGACCCTCCGTGGCTTCCACGCCCTGTTGGGCCGGGCGGGGGCCGGGGACCGCGAGGCGCTGCGCCCGTGGCGGCGCCGTGGCCCCGGTCCGGCGACGGCCCTGGAGCCGGGCCTGAGCCTGCTGCGCGACACCGACCTGCGCGGCCGGCTGGCCGCCATCGACCGCCCGACCACCTGGCTTGCCGGTGGTCGCGATCCGCTTGTCCCCGACGGTGCCGCCAAAGAGGCCGCCCGGGCGATGCCCCGGGCGCGGATGGCGTATCATCCCGAGGCCGGCCATCTGCCGTTCCTGACCCACCCCGAGTGGGTTGCCGGTCACCTTCACCTCCTCAGTCAGCAATGCCGACCATGA